One genomic window of Microbacterium testaceum StLB037 includes the following:
- a CDS encoding protein adenylyltransferase SelO encodes MVALDPAPPRLESVWAESLPELSRPVEPLLAPHPRLLALNDGLARDLRIDPDAFRRAEGLLFLTGGLRSAGSSPVAQVYAGHQWGRFRPILGDGRAALLGERRDAEGVLRDIHAKGIGPTSMSRVDGFATVGPMLREFLLGEAMHALGLPTTRALAVAATGAPRSLGGVTLPGAVLVRTARSHVRYGSFEYAASLEDRSVLRRLADLVIARHYPDAADDPHPSHRLLTLIVDTVAMQTAGWMGAGFVHGVLSTDNVLVSGETIDYGPCAFLDAYDPDAVFSSIDHHGRYAYGRQPEIMRWNLERLGEAFAPLLAEDGSEGRAIAARIVDGFDEIFRVRWIGVFRAKLGLASTVDAATVEQTARSVLALLAEHRTDFPRFWRALSAAAQGDRSGVRHLFPPHARPGVDAWTDRWDALRPDAARLDAANPAIVPRNHVVEEVLAAAVEGDLGPFDELVELVRDPFTAHDTPLAHRLAAIPPETAAPFVSYCGT; translated from the coding sequence GTGGTCGCCCTCGATCCCGCGCCTCCCCGGCTCGAGTCGGTGTGGGCCGAGAGCCTGCCCGAACTCTCGAGGCCGGTCGAGCCGCTTCTCGCGCCGCACCCGCGACTGTTGGCGCTGAACGACGGTCTCGCTCGCGACCTGCGAATCGACCCCGACGCGTTCCGCCGCGCCGAAGGTCTGCTCTTCCTCACCGGCGGTCTTCGCTCAGCGGGATCGTCACCCGTCGCCCAGGTCTACGCGGGGCACCAGTGGGGCCGGTTCCGCCCGATCCTCGGCGACGGCCGTGCCGCCCTGCTCGGCGAGCGGCGCGACGCGGAGGGCGTACTCCGCGACATCCACGCAAAGGGCATCGGGCCCACCTCGATGTCGCGGGTCGACGGGTTCGCCACCGTCGGCCCGATGCTGCGCGAGTTCCTCCTCGGCGAAGCGATGCACGCCCTCGGATTGCCGACCACGCGGGCGCTCGCCGTCGCGGCGACCGGCGCGCCGCGATCTCTCGGCGGGGTGACGCTCCCCGGTGCCGTACTGGTCCGCACCGCCCGGAGTCACGTCCGCTACGGATCGTTCGAGTACGCCGCGAGCCTCGAGGATCGCTCGGTCCTTCGACGCCTCGCTGATCTCGTCATCGCGCGTCACTATCCCGACGCGGCCGACGATCCCCACCCCTCCCATCGACTGCTGACCCTCATCGTCGACACCGTCGCGATGCAGACGGCCGGCTGGATGGGCGCGGGCTTCGTCCACGGCGTGCTGAGCACCGACAACGTTCTCGTGAGCGGCGAGACGATCGACTACGGACCGTGCGCGTTTCTGGATGCCTACGACCCCGACGCCGTCTTCAGCTCGATCGATCACCACGGGCGCTACGCCTACGGACGTCAACCCGAGATCATGCGGTGGAACCTCGAGCGTCTGGGCGAGGCGTTCGCGCCCCTGCTCGCCGAGGACGGCAGCGAAGGAAGAGCGATCGCCGCAAGGATCGTGGACGGGTTCGACGAGATCTTCCGCGTCCGATGGATCGGTGTCTTCCGCGCGAAACTCGGCCTCGCCTCCACCGTCGACGCCGCGACCGTGGAGCAGACCGCACGGAGCGTTCTGGCGCTGCTCGCGGAGCACCGGACCGACTTCCCCCGGTTCTGGCGGGCCCTCTCGGCCGCGGCGCAGGGTGACCGGTCCGGAGTTCGGCATCTGTTTCCTCCGCACGCCCGGCCCGGGGTCGACGCGTGGACCGACCGGTGGGACGCGCTCCGGCCCGATGCCGCTCGCCTCGACGCCGCGAACCCGGCGATCGTTCCGCGCAATCACGTCGTCGAGGAGGTCTTGGCCGCAGCGGTCGAGGGAGACCTCGGCCCCTTCGATGAACTGGTCGAGCTCGTGCGCGACCCCTTCACCGCGCACGACACTCCGCTGGCGCACCGGCTCGCAGCGATCCCACCCGAGACCGCGGCACCGTTCGTCTCGTACTGCGGAACCTGA
- a CDS encoding FAD-dependent oxidoreductase: MSAEQVDVAVIGAGAMGAATAWHLSRRGVSVEVFEQFEPGHVRGASHGASRNFNVTYDEPDYLAWLREARVLWRELEDESATALLEVTGIVNHGGGRDLAGAAAAIRAGGFGAEMLDAGEAGRRWPGIRFDGPALFTPDAGRLNADASVAALLSRTVAAGGRVHARTRVEDLAVRDDDRVEFRAVSDTGERAVRARRVVVTAGAWTTRVLGTTDAASALPRLRVTQEQPAHFAPRDVTAPWPGLNHLPAPGGAETAWFPAGIYGMLTPGEGVKAGWHAAGPEIDPDRRRFTPDPDLTAALVRYAREWLPGVDADDFREITCTYTSTPDSRFVLDRVGPVVIGAGFSGHGFKFTPVIGRILADAVGRD; encoded by the coding sequence GTGAGCGCCGAGCAGGTCGACGTCGCCGTCATCGGCGCGGGCGCGATGGGCGCCGCGACCGCGTGGCACCTCTCGCGGCGCGGGGTGTCGGTGGAGGTGTTCGAGCAGTTCGAGCCCGGTCACGTGCGCGGCGCGTCGCACGGTGCCTCGCGCAACTTCAACGTCACCTACGACGAGCCCGACTATCTCGCCTGGTTGCGCGAGGCGCGGGTGCTCTGGCGGGAGCTCGAAGACGAGAGTGCGACGGCGCTCCTCGAGGTCACGGGCATCGTGAACCACGGTGGTGGCCGTGATCTTGCCGGCGCTGCCGCGGCGATCCGCGCGGGCGGTTTCGGTGCCGAGATGCTCGACGCCGGCGAAGCGGGGCGGCGGTGGCCCGGCATCCGCTTCGACGGTCCTGCGCTGTTCACCCCCGACGCGGGACGCCTGAACGCCGACGCGTCGGTCGCCGCGCTGCTTTCGCGCACCGTGGCCGCGGGTGGTCGCGTGCACGCGCGGACGCGGGTCGAGGATCTCGCGGTGCGTGACGACGATCGCGTGGAGTTCCGCGCGGTCTCCGACACCGGCGAGCGGGCGGTGCGGGCGCGGCGGGTGGTGGTGACCGCGGGCGCGTGGACCACGCGTGTGCTGGGGACGACGGATGCCGCGAGCGCGCTGCCCCGGCTCCGAGTCACGCAGGAGCAGCCGGCGCATTTCGCACCGCGCGACGTGACGGCGCCGTGGCCGGGGCTCAACCACCTGCCGGCGCCCGGCGGGGCGGAGACGGCGTGGTTCCCCGCGGGGATCTACGGCATGCTCACCCCCGGCGAAGGGGTGAAGGCCGGATGGCATGCGGCGGGGCCCGAGATCGACCCCGACCGACGCCGTTTCACGCCGGACCCCGACCTGACCGCGGCCCTCGTGCGGTACGCCCGCGAGTGGCTGCCCGGCGTCGATGCCGATGATTTCCGCGAGATCACCTGCACCTACACGTCGACGCCCGACTCGCGCTTCGTGCTCGACCGCGTGGGACCCGTCGTCATCGGCGCGGGGTTCTCCGGCCACGGCTTCAAGTTCACCCCGGTGATCGGCCGGATTCTGGCCGACGCGGTCGGTCGGGACTGA
- a CDS encoding MFS transporter encodes MTRAAESPPPASDPVAARAALSCCLAAGFATLLDATMVAYTAPTVVSTLDATTSGVQWFLAAYSLTFGLGLVPAGRLGDAFGRRGLFVGGMLVFLVGAIASALAPTVWLLVAGRFAQGLGAGFISAQVLGIIQDTSHGTARVRALGAYSAVGALAAIVGPLAGGILLAVLPPGVGWRAVLLTPVPFAAVAIWRGLRFLPRSRPAQLTAGLDLPGIALLGAIVVAVTLPVIDPGMPPALAAGTFGAVAVLAVALVVWERAYARRGRLPLFAPALLRSGGFVAGNVVALLWFGSLLALSTVVTVFFLQAQQLPALLLAACLVPASLARLITSRASGAIFARFGSTAIPAGLAIEFACLLALLVVTLVAESGALFAAVVAIQIAMGVAGGLVEPTLRAVTLGFAPPTLHGVAASFLQLTQRLSATFFVALATGVLLGAGAGPTTGSLRVAILVCAAAVLAALAVACWSSRRRAADGIPSGGPTAGTALVLPGVSPSSAVPHGPDDTDGMTATRGPWTIERVAWSDERAVALRAAMDDEISPRYAEVFASFDDETAALLAQDFAVDPATIVEVVLVLDARGEAVGHAALRALGDELEVKRVFVHRHARGGGASRALMAALEDLAIERGAARLILQTGDRQPEAIALYERIGYHPIATFAPYVRFAASRCFAKTLTPVRA; translated from the coding sequence GTGACCCGAGCGGCGGAGAGCCCGCCGCCCGCCTCGGACCCGGTGGCCGCGAGGGCGGCGCTGTCGTGCTGCCTCGCCGCGGGCTTCGCCACGCTGCTCGACGCGACCATGGTCGCCTACACCGCGCCGACGGTCGTCTCGACTCTGGATGCCACGACCTCCGGCGTGCAGTGGTTCCTCGCCGCGTACTCGCTGACGTTCGGACTGGGGCTGGTGCCCGCGGGGCGTCTCGGCGACGCGTTCGGGCGTCGCGGGCTGTTCGTGGGGGGAATGCTCGTCTTCCTCGTCGGGGCGATCGCCTCCGCCCTCGCCCCGACGGTGTGGCTTCTCGTCGCCGGGCGCTTCGCGCAAGGCCTCGGGGCGGGCTTCATCAGTGCCCAGGTGCTCGGCATCATCCAGGACACATCCCACGGAACGGCTCGCGTGCGCGCCCTCGGCGCCTACAGCGCGGTCGGCGCTCTCGCCGCGATCGTCGGTCCGCTCGCGGGCGGCATCCTCTTGGCCGTGCTCCCGCCCGGGGTGGGGTGGCGCGCCGTGCTGCTCACGCCGGTGCCGTTCGCGGCCGTGGCGATCTGGCGCGGCCTGCGCTTCCTGCCCCGCTCGCGGCCCGCGCAGCTGACCGCCGGTCTCGATCTCCCGGGGATCGCTCTGCTCGGTGCCATCGTGGTCGCGGTGACCCTCCCGGTGATCGATCCCGGGATGCCGCCCGCCCTCGCTGCCGGCACGTTCGGGGCGGTCGCCGTCCTCGCGGTGGCACTGGTGGTGTGGGAGCGCGCGTACGCGCGTCGCGGACGACTGCCCCTTTTCGCCCCGGCCCTGTTGCGCTCCGGAGGGTTCGTGGCGGGCAACGTCGTGGCCCTGCTCTGGTTCGGGAGCCTGCTCGCCCTGTCGACCGTCGTCACCGTCTTCTTCCTGCAGGCCCAGCAGCTGCCGGCCCTTCTCCTCGCCGCGTGTCTCGTGCCCGCATCCCTCGCCCGGCTGATCACGTCGCGGGCGAGCGGGGCGATCTTCGCGCGATTCGGGTCGACGGCGATCCCGGCGGGCCTGGCCATCGAGTTCGCCTGCCTCCTGGCCCTGCTCGTGGTGACTCTCGTGGCGGAGTCCGGCGCGTTGTTCGCCGCGGTCGTGGCGATCCAGATCGCGATGGGCGTCGCCGGCGGCCTCGTCGAGCCGACCCTGCGGGCCGTCACCCTCGGGTTCGCCCCGCCGACCCTGCACGGGGTCGCGGCCTCGTTCCTCCAGCTGACCCAGCGCCTCTCGGCGACGTTCTTCGTCGCCCTCGCGACCGGAGTGCTGCTGGGCGCGGGCGCCGGACCGACCACGGGATCGTTGCGGGTCGCCATCCTCGTGTGCGCAGCGGCGGTGCTGGCGGCTCTCGCCGTGGCGTGCTGGTCTTCGCGCCGACGCGCGGCCGATGGCATCCCCTCTGGTGGCCCGACGGCGGGCACGGCGCTCGTGTTACCGGGCGTTTCCCCCTCTTCGGCGGTGCCGCACGGGCCGGACGATACTGACGGGATGACGGCGACGCGGGGCCCCTGGACCATCGAACGGGTCGCGTGGTCCGACGAGCGCGCGGTGGCTCTGCGTGCCGCGATGGATGACGAGATCTCGCCGCGCTACGCCGAGGTCTTCGCCTCGTTCGACGACGAGACCGCGGCCCTGCTCGCACAGGACTTCGCCGTCGACCCCGCCACGATCGTCGAGGTCGTGCTCGTCCTCGACGCGAGGGGTGAGGCGGTCGGGCATGCGGCGCTGCGCGCCCTGGGCGACGAGCTCGAGGTCAAACGCGTCTTCGTGCACCGGCACGCGCGCGGCGGCGGCGCCAGCCGTGCCCTGATGGCCGCGTTGGAAGACCTCGCGATCGAGCGCGGGGCAGCGCGGTTGATCCTGCAGACCGGTGACCGCCAGCCGGAGGCGATCGCGCTGTACGAGCGCATCGGCTACCACCCGATCGCCACCTTCGCGCCGTACGTGCGGTTCGCCGCTTCGCGCTGCTTCGCCAAGACGTTGACCCCGGTTCGCGCGTGA
- a CDS encoding LLM class flavin-dependent oxidoreductase, translating into MKFQLLDIIPFYANPLTGEQVSPADRFAQTVEAAVRAEELGFDAVSVGERHAGRFLSSSPTVVLGAIAARTSRVRLNSGVTVLSVLDPVRVAEDYATIDQLSRGRVELTIGKGNEVAQFPLFGLEIDDQWELLAEKYELLRALWRTEELDWPGGEFTRPLRATTTLPRPFDGPPRVWHGSATTLFSAALAARHGDPLFSANAIQPLQNYGVLVDHYRDEYARHGHDPRTAYVGAGAGALFLADTSQEAIEQYGPVYEAIVAATNVPGNNTPFRDIHHAVAEGPALVGTAQQIIDKIGTFHNRLGHDLQSVSLPTTVPFAQQLEILERFATEVIPVLRRELPTTLWTDADPAGARPSGGAAEERAAPALAGAAP; encoded by the coding sequence ATGAAGTTCCAGCTGCTCGACATCATCCCGTTCTACGCGAACCCGCTGACCGGCGAGCAGGTGAGCCCGGCCGACCGCTTCGCGCAGACGGTCGAGGCGGCCGTGCGGGCCGAGGAGCTCGGGTTCGACGCGGTAAGCGTCGGCGAGCGCCACGCGGGGCGCTTCCTCTCGTCGTCGCCGACCGTGGTCCTCGGTGCGATCGCCGCGCGCACCTCGCGCGTGCGGCTGAACTCCGGGGTCACGGTGCTCTCGGTGCTCGACCCGGTGCGGGTCGCGGAGGACTACGCCACGATCGACCAGCTCTCGCGCGGTCGCGTGGAACTCACGATCGGCAAGGGCAACGAGGTCGCGCAGTTCCCGCTGTTCGGTCTCGAGATCGACGATCAGTGGGAGCTGCTCGCCGAGAAGTACGAGCTGCTGCGGGCGCTCTGGCGGACCGAAGAACTCGACTGGCCCGGCGGCGAATTCACCCGCCCGCTGCGGGCGACGACCACCCTGCCGCGTCCCTTCGACGGCCCGCCGCGCGTGTGGCACGGTTCCGCGACGACGCTGTTCTCGGCGGCACTGGCCGCGCGACACGGCGACCCGCTCTTCAGCGCCAACGCGATCCAGCCCCTGCAGAACTACGGCGTGCTCGTCGACCACTATCGCGACGAGTACGCCCGCCACGGGCACGACCCGCGCACGGCCTACGTCGGGGCGGGAGCGGGTGCGCTGTTCCTCGCCGACACGAGTCAGGAGGCGATCGAGCAGTACGGCCCCGTCTACGAGGCCATCGTCGCGGCGACCAACGTGCCGGGAAACAACACCCCGTTCCGCGACATCCACCACGCCGTCGCCGAGGGTCCCGCGCTGGTCGGCACCGCGCAGCAGATCATCGACAAGATCGGCACCTTCCATAACCGGCTCGGCCACGACCTGCAGTCCGTCAGTCTGCCGACGACCGTGCCGTTCGCGCAGCAGCTCGAGATCCTCGAACGCTTCGCGACCGAGGTGATCCCGGTCCTGCGCCGCGAGCTGCCGACGACGCTGTGGACGGATGCCGACCCGGCGGGCGCGCGCCCGTCCGGCGGCGCCGCGGAGGAGCGCGCTGCGCCGGCGCTCGCAGGCGCGGCGCCGTGA
- a CDS encoding DUF1684 domain-containing protein, protein MSITTQAPLDRAQFARDWEDWHRAHEERRADPHGFLAVTALFWLAESTRSFPGIPGSWHTSADGPVVELAEGESLRVDGATITGRHEFGPIPERGGVTVGFDGGVIEVARRGGRDILRPRRPDFPFLRAYAGTPTYVPNPRWRVEARFVRYAAPRPHEVGAAVGGLSHVYESPGYLEFELRGETFRLVAFPGHVPGTLNVLFTDATSGLTTYAANRSLSVSEPDAEGRTVLDFNRAVNLPCAYTDFATCPLPPAENRLPIGIEAGEKTPLSRAHGGVTANGIEPEGDTA, encoded by the coding sequence ATGAGCATCACGACGCAGGCACCCCTCGACCGCGCGCAGTTCGCCCGCGACTGGGAGGACTGGCACCGCGCCCACGAGGAGCGCCGGGCCGACCCGCACGGCTTCCTCGCGGTGACGGCGCTGTTCTGGCTCGCCGAGAGCACGCGCTCGTTCCCCGGCATCCCGGGCAGCTGGCATACCTCCGCGGACGGTCCGGTCGTCGAGCTGGCCGAGGGGGAGTCCCTTCGGGTCGACGGCGCGACGATCACCGGCAGACATGAGTTCGGGCCGATCCCCGAGCGGGGCGGAGTGACGGTCGGCTTCGACGGAGGCGTCATCGAGGTGGCGCGCCGCGGCGGCCGCGACATCCTGCGTCCCCGTCGACCCGACTTCCCGTTCCTCCGGGCCTACGCGGGCACGCCCACGTACGTCCCGAACCCGCGATGGCGGGTCGAGGCGCGCTTCGTCCGCTACGCCGCTCCGCGACCGCACGAGGTGGGCGCGGCGGTCGGCGGACTGTCGCACGTGTACGAGTCGCCGGGGTATCTCGAGTTCGAGCTGCGCGGCGAGACCTTCCGCCTCGTCGCCTTCCCGGGGCACGTCCCCGGCACGCTGAACGTGCTCTTCACGGATGCCACGAGCGGCCTCACCACCTACGCGGCGAACCGCTCCCTGTCGGTCTCGGAACCGGATGCCGAGGGCCGGACGGTCCTCGACTTCAACCGCGCCGTCAACCTGCCGTGCGCCTACACCGACTTCGCGACCTGCCCGCTGCCGCCGGCCGAGAACCGCCTGCCGATCGGCATCGAGGCGGGGGAGAAGACCCCGCTCTCGCGAGCCCACGGCGGCGTCACCGCGAACGGCATCGAGCCCGAAGGAGACACCGCATGA